GCAGCCGCGCGGCGGAACGAGATCGCCATCGGGTACAAGATCGCGGCCGACGCCTACCGGGAGGAGCTTTCCTTTGGCGTGGTGGTGAATCCGGACAAATCTAAAAAAGTATCCTTTGCGTCAGGGGACATGGTTATCCTTCTCGCCGAATCTTAGCAGTCCGCTCACGTCGCTGAAGGCCGGACTTTCTTTCGCGGCGTCCTTGGGGAAGTGCTCATTGTAATCGAAGGCGATGTTTCCTTCGATCTAAATCTCCAGCGCCTTTCCGCGGAATTCCCCGGGGACCTGCGCAACCAGTGGGCGCTTCCCGCTCCCCGGGAAATGGACCACTTAAAAATTAAATTGACATTTCAGGCGCCGCTTCATGCATGTGAGTAAAATCATGTGGAAAATATGAAGGCATTATTCAGAAACCATAATTGCGGTTCCGCGAAGCGCATTCCCAACACGCTCGCCTGGATGGCCGTTACCGTGATGCTCGTGCACGCGGCGCTGTTTATCCTGTCCGTGACGGCGCTCACGGTGGTCGCGTCGCAGTCGGCGAGCAGGTTCGCGGGTCTCGCGCTTGAGCATCACAAGACGTTCCTCTTCTGGACGAATATCGACCTCCTTCGCGGATACGCGCTGGTCTCCCTGGGGTACGTGCTCCTGGGTTATCCCGTCGTACGGCTCTGGATGGGCAGCCGGGAATGCGTGACCCGCTGGGCTATAAGCTGGCGCACCCTGGCACTCACCGGCGTGATCATGGCCTATTGCGTGCTGCGCCTCGTGCACGCGCGCCCGTACTTCCTGAACGCCGCAAGCTATGATCACTGGTATTTCAAGCTCCTCTCCGGACTTCCCGAAGGGGTACGGCCCCACGTATTTTTCGCGCTCTTCACCGCGCTTCCCGTGGCGGCGGGATTCTCGGCGGCGGTATATTACGGGACGGTCCTCATCCGGCGCCTCCTGCCGGCATGGCGGCCCGGGCGCGCGGCGGGCGTTTCCACGGCGGCCGGGGCGCTGATACTCTCCGTATGGGTGGCGGCGCCCCTCGTAAGGGGAGACGAGCCGGTCGCGCTCGGCCGGCAGGGACCGCCCAACGTGCTCATGCTGGTTTCTGATTCCCTGCGCGGGGACCGTCTTTCGTGCAACGGGTATTATCGGCCCACCACGCCGCACATAGACGAGCTTGCCGCAAAATCGGTGAACTTCCAGCGCATGATGACCCCGGTCGCTTCCACGCTCGAATCCATGACCACGATCATGACTGGGCAGTACCCGCACACGCACGGGTTCCGTCACATGTACCCCTCCCGGGAGCGCGTGGACGCGACGCTCGCGCAGTCGCCCACGCTCGCCGGCGCGCTCGCCGCGCGCGGATACGAGACCGCCGCGATGGGGGACTGGTGCGCGGGGATTTTCAACGTGGTGCCGCTCGGGTTCCGGGAGGTGCAGGCGAGCGATTTCGACGACTTCAAGCTCTACATGGCCCAGGCGGTTTACATCGCGCACTTCATAATTCCTCTCTATTTCGACAACGAGCTGGGCTACCGCATGTTTCCCCGGCTCCAGTCTTTCGCCACGTACGTCACGCCGGACGTGGTCACGGACCGCCTCGTGGAAAGGCTCGATCGCGCGGCGCGCGGCGGCGATCCGTTCTTCATTACGGCCTTCTACTCGTGCACGCACATTCCGTATTACTGCCCGCCGCCCTATCACGAGCTGTACGCCGATCCCGCATATAATGGAAGGAACAAGTTCAAGATGGACTTCAACGTGGACTCGTTCATTCGCGGCGCGGGAATCGAGAAGGAGTTCGCCGGCATGCCCCCGCACGAGGTGCGCCAGATACGCGATCTCTACGACGGCGCCGTGAATTTTTTCGACAGCCAGGTGGGACGCGTGCTCGCGGGCCTGGAGCGCGCCGGCCTCGCGGAAAACACCATCGTGATCGTGACCTCCGATCACGGGGACGACCTGTTCGAGCCCAACACGAGCTTCAGCCACGGGCTCTCGTTCAACGGTGGCGACCAGACGAACCGCATCCCGTTCGTCATGTACGTGCCCGGCGGACGGTTCGCGCCCGCGAAGGTGGCGCAGCTGACCCGCACGATCGATATCGCGCCCACGGTGCTCGAGGTACTCGATGTCCCGCGCGCGCCGGGGATGGAGGGGACGAGCCTTCTTCCCTACCTCGAAGGAACGAGCACGGACCTCTCGCTCGCGTTCTTCGGCGAGACGAGCTACCTGTTTTTCAGGCGGCAGGTCCCCGGAGAGGAGCCGCTCTGGATCGCGCCCCTCGAGGAAACGACGGCGATCGATCCGGATTTCGATTTCCATTTCGTGCTCCAGAAAAAATACGAGGCCGACGTGCTGCGCACCAAGGAGCGTTGCATCAGCACGCGGGACTGGAAACTCGTTCACACGCCGGGAGTTCACAGGGACATATGGCGCCTCTTCCACCTGCCCACCGATCCCCACTGCGAGCGCGATGTGAAGCGCGCCTACCCGCGGGTATGGAGGGCGATGCAGGCGAAGCTTCGCATGTGGGCGGACGAGCGGCGCGAGAGCCGCGTGTGCGAGATTTTCCCTTCCGATGACGGGGGCGCACCGTGGGAAGGCAAGGAACAGGAAACGCCGGAAGGCAAAGGCGGTAGGATCGCATCGGTGGAGGACGCGTTCCTGGATCGCTGATGCGGCTTCGCCTGTGCGCGCACAAAGCGGCTGCGCGGAAACTTCACCTCATGACACGCGCTTCCCGCGAAGCACGGAGATTCGAACGGGCAGGGAGCGCGAAACCCGGTCCGTGGGCGTATCGGCCCCCATGCCGAAACGCCGTGCGTATTCGATCCGTCTATAAAGCGCGTACATGATCCCAACCAAGAACCATCGCTTCATCCGGACGGGATGGTCCGATTCGCATTGCATAAAGACCACACTGTATTCCGTTAACCGGACACAAACCCCGCGGGAGTGCCCCGGAGGCCCCTGAAAACAATCGCGCGCGCAACTAAATCATTGACAGAATGCGCGCCGTGATTTTGAATTCTTGAAACTTGAACGAGGGGACACGCATGAAAATAGAAAACGCCGTTGCAATCGTAACCGGAGGCGCGTCGGGGCTGGGCGAGGCCGCGCTGCGGGGCATACTCGCGCGCGGGGGCAAAGCCGCGATCCTGGATATCGCCGACGACAAGGGCGCGCGCCTGGTGGCGGAGCTCGGGGCCTCCGTGATCTACTGCCGTACGGACGTCGCGAACGAAGACGACGTGGCGAAGGCGGTGGCCGCAACGGCCGCGAAGTTTGGAACCGTGAACGTCGCGGTGAACGCGGCGGGAATCGCGCCGTCCGCGCGCACGGTCGGGAAGAAGGGCCCGGCCGGTCTGGCCGATTTCGAGCGGGTCGTACGCGTGAACCTTACGGGAACCTTCAACGTAATACGGCTCGCGGCGGCCAGGATGATCGAAAACGCCCCGGACGCGGACGGCGAGCGCGGCGTGATCGTGAACACGGCCTCGATCGCGGCCTTCGAGGGGCAGATAGGGCAGGCGGCGTACGCGGCCTCGAAGGCGGGCGTGGTGGGCATGACGCTCCCCGTTGCGCGCGATCTCGCGGGCTACGGGATACGCAACGTGACGATCGCCCCGGGCATTTTCGATACGCCCATGATGGCGACGATCGCGCCCGATATCCGGGAAGCACTGGGCAAGAGCGTCCCGTTTCCGCAGCGCCTGGGGAGGCCGGACGAGTTCGGCGCCATGGTTGTGCATGTAATAGAAAACAGCATGCTGAACGGGGAAACGATACGACTGGACGGCGCCATGCGCATGGCGGCGAAGTAGGAGACAAGGAGACCAACATGAAAGAAGTGGTAATCGTAAGCGCATGCAGGACGGCGCTGGGGTCATATAACGGGTCGCTTGCCGGGATCGGCGGGACGAAGCTGGGCGCGATCGTGATCGAAGAGGCGGTGAAGCGCGCGGGGATAAAAAAGGAGCACGTGAACGAGGCCATCATGGGCATGGTGCTTCCCTGCGGCTACGGCCAGAACCCGGCGAAGCAGGCGGTCGTGCAGGCCGGCATGCCCTGGGAGGTCGAGGCGATCACGGTGAACAAGGTATGCGGGTCCGGCCTCAAGGCCGTGATGCTGGGTGCGCAGGCCATCCAGGCCGGGGACGCGGACGTCGTCGTCGCCGGGGGCATGGAAAACATGAGCATGGCCCCGTACTACCTCGAGAAGGCGCGCTTTGGCTACCGCATGGGGAACGAGAAGATCAGGGACCACATGGTTCACGACGGCCTGTGGGACGTGGTGAACGATTTCCACATGGGCGGCTCCAACGAGCTTTGCGCGGAGCGCTACAAGGTGAGCCGCGAGGACCAGGACCGGTTCGCGGCCGAATCCTACCGCAAGGCTCTTGAAGCAATCAAGGCCGGCCGATTCAAGGACGAGATTGTTCCGGTCACCGTAAAGGGGAGAAAGGGCGACGTGATTTTCGACACGGACGAGTGCCCCGTACCCACGGACTACGAGACGCTGGCTAGAATGAAGCCCGCCTTCAAGGAAGGGGGGACCGGCACCGCCGGGAACGCGTCCATTATCAGCGACGGTGGCGCGGCGGTCGTGCTCATGTCGCGCGAGAAGGCGAAGGAGCTCGGCTGCACGGTACGCGCGACGGTGTGCGCGCAGGCGTCCTATGGGATCGACATGAAGTACGTGCTGGTCGCCCCCATCTGGGCGATCCCGAAGTGCCTCAAGAAAGAAGGCATCTCGAAAGACGATGTGGATCTCTGGGAAGTGAACGAGGCGTTCAGCGGATCGAGCGTCGCCGTCATCAGGGAACTGGGCCTGGACCAGTCGAAGATCAACGTGAACGGCGGGGCAGTCGCGCTGGGACATCCCATAGGCGCAAGCGGCTGCCGCGTGCTTGTGACCCTCATCCACGAACTGGAGAAGCGCGACAAGCACACGGGCCTCGCGACGCTCTGCCTGGGCGGAGGAGAGGCGGTGGCGCTGATTGTGAGACGCTAACTAGAAAGACGTGTAAGAATTGGAGATGGGGAGAGGGATGAGATCGGGGGGATGTCAAGAATTTGATAATTTGGTAATTAAAATCAGCCCCCGGAGCAATTCCGAGGGCTTTTATTAATTTAAGCACCAGCGCTCTGCCGCGGCCTTTCGCGGTTTCTGCCGGTCGAATATTCTCTTACAAGAATGTCCGCCGGAATGGCGAATTTTTCGACCAGAGCCCTGATCATCGTGATCGAGAGCGGGCGTTTTTTGGTCATCACGTCATGAACGCGGTTGCGCGGGCCTATCACGCCCTCGAGGTCTTTATTGGTAAGACCGTTCTGTTCCAAATAAAACTTGATGGCGCTGATGGGATCCGGCGTTTCAATCGGGAAATGCTCGCTTTCATATTCCCCGATTAACAGCGCCAGGATTTTTAATTCATCGGATTCCGGCGTCCCCTTCTTCGCATCCATGAGGCTGCCAAGGCGCTCCAGGGCGGCTGCGTAATCGCGTTTATTGTGTATTGCTGTTATATTCATGGCTAAATCTCCTCGGCGTTAATCTTGTCGTACTCGGTATGAGTTCCTAAAAACCTTATCCAAACTATCCTATGCTCGTAATTAACCTTTATGACGAGTCGGTAGTTACCTCCACAGATATCAAACACCGCTCTGTTCCCCGACAGGATGCACGCCTTTGTAAATTGCTTCTTGATATCCTTTGGGCTCTTCCAGTCGGCCCGTTTCGCGAACCCAACCCATGCGCGTAACGGCTCTTCGGTCTCTTTGTGATTCGTCCAGTATTTGCGAAGCGTACCTGCGCTGATTATTCTCATCACTTACAAGTACGTGTTTCAGACGCTAAATGTCAAACCAAAAGTTACCATAATGGTAACATTGTAATGCATGGTTTTAACCCCCCCTCCCCCGCTCCTTACACATTTATCTCCCACCATTGCCCCTGGAAATTTTTCCCCGGGGTTGACCGTTCCACCGGATTTCCGTACTTTTTTTAACTGTGCAAGGGGAGGGGAAACGATGAAGCATAAAATAGTGACGTACATATGGTTCGACAACGGCGCCGAGGAGGCGGTGAAGTTTTACAAGAAGGTGTTCGGGGACAATTTGAAGGTCGGGGGCACTACACACTATACGACCGAGACCCCGAGCAATAAACCCATAGGAAGCGTATTGACCGTGGAGTTCGAGCTTTTCGGACAGCGGTTCGGGCTGTTGAACGGGGGACCGTATTTCAAGCCGAATGAAGCCGTTTCATTCCTGATAGAATGCGAGGACCAGAAGGAGATCGACAAGTACTGGAACGCGCTGTCTGCCGATCCGGGCTCCGAGATGTGCGGCTGGCTCAAGGACAAGTACGGGGTCTCATGGCAGGTCGCCCCGAAGGCCCTGGAAGCCATGATCGCTTCGAAGGATACGGAAGCCGCGGCGCGGGCCATGAAGGCCCTGCTCGGGATGAAAAAGCTCATCCTCGCGGATTTGGAGAAGGCGTTCAAGGGCCCGGGTCACAGGCTGTCTAAGGCCGGCTGATCCCTGGAGCCACGCGGGCTTAGTCCGCGTAGCCCCTCTCCGTCTCGCGCGCGATGACCATGCGCTGCACCTCGGAGGTGCCCTCGTAGATCGTCGTCACGCGCGCGTCGCGGTAGATGCGCTCGATTTTGTTGTCGCGGATATACCCGTAGCCGCCGAATACCTGGAGCGCCTTGTAGGCGGAGCGGTTCGCCGCTTCCGACGCGAAGAGCTTCGCGATGGACGCCTCGCGCGAAAAGGGGAGCTTCCGGTCCTTCATGGACGCCGCCGACCACGTGAGAAGCCGCGCGGCCTCGCTGTCCACGGAAATGTCCGCGATCATATTCTGGATCGACTGATGGCGGATAATGGCCCTTCCGAACTGCTTGCGCACCTGCGCATACTCGCTCGCCTCGTGCAGCGCCGCCGCGATCATGCCGGTCGCCTGCGAGGCGATGCCGATCCTCCCGCTGTCGAGCGCCCCGAGCGCGGTCTTGAGCCCCATGCCGGGCCCTCCGAGCATGTAGCGCTCCGGAACCTCGCAGTCCTCCAGAATGAGCTCCACGGTATTCGACGCGAGGAGCCCCATCTTGTGCTCCTCCTTGCCGATCTTCAATCCCTTCGTGCCGGCGGGAATGAGGAACGCCGACGTCCCGTTCCTGTCCGCGGAGGTGCGCGCCATCAGGATGAAAACGCCCGCGTACGCGCCGTTCGTGATGAACATCTTCGTCCCGTTCAGGATGTAGCTCTTGCCTTTCTTAACCGCGGAGGTTTTTAAAGACGAGGGGTCCGATCCTGCCTCCGGCTCGGTGAGCGCGAACGCGCCGACATGTTCGCCGGATGCAAGGGGAACCAGGAACTCCATTTTCTGTTCCTCGGTGCCATAGTTGAGGATGGGATCGGTGCAGAGGTTCGTCACCGAGAGCGTGACGGCCACCGATGCGCAGGAAAAGGCGATCTCCTGGAGCGCGAGGCTGTAGCTCACCGCGCCTGCGGCGGAGCCGCCATACTGCTCCGGGACCATCATGCCGAAAAGCCCGAGCCCCCCGAGCTTCGCGATGATATCTTTCGGGTATTCGCCGCGCAGGTTGTACTCCTGGGCGATCGGCTCGATCTCGCCGCGGGCGAACTCGCGGATCATGTCCCGTATCATTATCTGTTCGTCGGTAAGCGGAAGTTTCATCGTTCTCTCCTATGGCGTGTACAGGGTGACGATGAGTACGGTCTTCGCCTTCCCGGGGTTCCTGAGCGAGTGACGGACGCTGGAATCGAAATGGAGCGTAGTGTCCTTTTTGAGATGGTGCTCCTTCTGCCCCACCTTCACCATGACCTCGCCCTTGAGCACGTAGACGAACTCCTCGCCCTCGTGCTGGTAGCGCTGGCCCGGAAGCTCCGAGCGCGGGGGGATGGTCACGCGAAACGAGCGCAGATGGCCCTTCATCGCGTTAGGCGTGAGCACCTCGTACTCGTAGGCCTGCTCGCGGCTCTTGAAGCCGCGAATCCGGTCCTTCTCGCGCTCCCGGTCCTTGCCAGTGTCCTTTTTCAGGAGTTCGCCCGGGTCTATCGTGAGCGCCCGCGCGATTTTCAGGATATCGCCCACCGGGGCGAAATCGGTGCCGTCCTCGATCCGGGCGAGGTGCGCCTCGGCGAGCCCGGTTTTCGCGGCCAGTTCCCCGATGCTCATCTTGAGCTTGCTGCGCCTGGTCTTGAGCGCGCGCGCAAGCGCGCCTCCGTGCGGTGCGGGTGTTGAATGCATGCGTACCTCCGCGTTTTCTGTTTCAATATGGGTGCGAAAAAAAAGGTGTAAGAATGGGGGAGAGGGGGATGGGATGAGATTGAGGAGATATCAGAATTATTAATAGCTAAGGCGATAGAATGTTTCCCCGGTCGCCGCTTCCCGATTCTTACGAAACGTTTCGCAATAAATTAGTTTGATGGTAAAATTATGCAAGCAATAAACTGATAGGGTTGTCGTGCGGGTTGCCTTGGGAACGGCGGCAGGATACCTTATTCAAGATGACGTCTCGATCAATACCGGGGAATGCGGGAGGGTGCACGATGCGGAACATCACGCCACATCTATGGTTCGACAAGGAGGCCGCGGAGGCGGCCGTGTTTTATTGTTCGGTTTTCTCAAATTCGAGGATTACGGGGATCACTACCATCCACGAGGTCCCGAGCCCCACGGGGGACAGCGATATCGTCTCGTTCGAGCTCAGGGGCCTGCCCTTCATGGCGATCAACGCCGGTCCCCTTTTCACCTTCAACCCCTCGGTGTCGTTTTTGGTGAATTACGACCCGTCGCGGGAACGCGAAGCCTCCGAAAATATCGATGCGGCGTGGGAAATGCTTTTACCGGGCGGGACGGTCCTCATGCCCCTGCAGGAGTACCCGTGGAGCAGGCGATACGGCTGGATAAAGGACAAATACGGGCTTTCCTGGCAGGTGACTCCCACCATCATGGCCGAAATGATGGCGAAGGGCACACCCGAACAGGTCGCCCGCGTCACCAGGGCGTTCCTTCCCATGAAGAAGTTCGATCTGGGCGCGCTGCAGAAGGCGTACGAAGGGCCGTGACCGGCGTTCCCCGTAGAGACGCGATTAATCGCGTCTCTACGGGGAATTCACACCGCGTCTCTACAGGGAATTCACGCCGCGTCCCCACAGGGAATTCACACCGCACGCGTTTCTTTTTTCAAGCGGGCGGTGAACCGCTTGAGGAATTCACGCGCATCGTCCGTCACCACGTAGTCCGATATGCCGTTGATGGGCGCGGAGGCGTCGTTGTTGATCGATACGATTATCTCCGAATCTACAATGGACGCCGTGTGTTGTATCTGGCCCGATATCCCGAATCCCAGGTAGAGCCGCGGGCGTATGGTCTTTCCCGTCTGGCCGATCATGCGCTCCTCGCCGCACCACCGGTTGAATACCGGCACCCGCGTCGCGCCGACCTCGCCGCCCAGGACATCCGCGAGATCGAACAGGCAGTCGAAGCCCTTTTTCGTCCCCAAGCCGCGCCCGCCCGCGACGACGACCGGGGCCTGCTCCAGCGGAACGCGCGGCTTGTCCCAGCGTGTGGGATTTTCCAAATGCGTGATTTTATAGTTAGAGAGATCGTAGTCGAAGGGGACGCGCACGACCTCCGATTTATTGCCGGGGAGCTCTTTCTTGTCAAACACCCCCTGCTGGACGGTCGCCATTTGAGGGCGCGCGTGCGGGCAGATGACGGTCGCGATCGCGTTCCCGCTGTAGGCCGGGCGCTTCATCACGAGGAGCCCCTTCCCGTATTCGTCCGAGTCCATGATCGAGAGCCCCGTGCAGTGCGAGGTGAGCCCGGTGGAGAAGCGCTGCGCGAGACGGGGCGCGAGGTCCGTTCCCGCCTCCGTGGAGGGAAAGAGCATGATCGAAGGGGCGTGGGCGCGGATAAGCCTTTCGATCATGTCGGGGAATATGGCGCCGTCGTAATGCTTAAGGGCGCGGTCGCTCGCGCAAAAGATCGCGTCGGGACCGAACCTTTCGATTACGGGAAGGTACCGCTCGGCGTCGAGCGCGAAGACGAGCGCGCACAGCCGGGACCCGAGCGTATCGGCGAGCGCGCGGCCTATGGTCAACAGCTCGCAGGAGCCCTCCAGCACGCGCTCGTGGTCCTGGATCTCGGCGAACACCCAGACGTCTTTTCCGTTATGTGCCATTGGTTTCAATTTCTCAGTAGATTGTGTTTTTTCAGTTTGTGTATCAGACCCTCGATCTTTTCGTCAAGGGTGCCCGGGAGCGCCTCGCGCCCGCGCGCGTGCGTGAAGAGCTCGGTGCCGATCACCATGGTGGGCGACCCCGCGGCCCCGTACTCGTCAGCGCTCCCGCCGATATCGGACAACCCCATGACGGCGATCTCCCTGCCCGTGCAGTTCTTGAGGTCCGCGAGGCGCGGCGCGCGCACCCGGTTCGCGTTCCTGCCGGCCGATACGAGCAGGGGCAGGGCGACGCGTATCTTCTGGTATTCGTGCCCGTAGAGCCGCTCGACGATCGCGTGCCCGTCCTCGATCCGGATGTCGTGAACCTGCGTGACGTGCGGGATGCCCAAAAATTCAGAGAGCTGGTAGCCCACGTGCGCCGTGTTGCCGTCGATCGCCTCGAAGCCGGTCACGACGACGTCGAACGCGCCGAGCTTCGTAATGGCGCGCGCGAGTATCTTGCTCGTCACGAGCGAATCGGAACCGGCGAAACACGGACCGCTCACGAGCACGCAGCGGTCCACACCCAGGGCGTAGGCCTCCGCGAGCACGTCGGACGCCTGGGGTGGTCCCATGCTTATCGCCGTGACGCTCCCGCCGCACGCGTCGCGGAGGGCGAGCGCCGCCTCGATCGCGTGGAGATCGTCGGGGTTCGTTATGTTCTCCGCGGACGCGCGGTCGAGCACGCCCGTCTTCGGATCGAAGGACGCGCGGTGCGTGTCGGGAACCTGTTTGATGCAGACTATAATTGATAGCATGGTGGCTGTTTTTAAATCTTCGAAAATTCCTTCACGATCGCGTTGCCGATTATGATTTTCATGACCTCGGAGGTGCCTTCGTATATCTGGGTAATCTTCGCGTCGCGGAAGAAGCGTTCCACCGGGAGGTCTTTTACATAGCCGTAGCCGCCAAACACCTGGAGCGCCTCGGTGCACGTGCGCATGGCGACGCCCGACGCGTAGAGCTTGCACATGGCCGATTCCACGGAAAAGGGGAGCCCCTTGTCTTTTAAACATGCGGCGCGGTAGACGAGGAGCCGCGCCGCGTCGAGCTCCGTGCGCATCTCGGCGAGCTTGAATGAAATTCCCTGGAATGAACCGATAGGCCTTCCGAACTGGGCGCGCTCGGTCGCGTAGGTCGCGGCGGCCTCGTACGCCGCCATCCCGATCCCCAGCGCCTGCGCCGCAATACCGATGCGCCCGATGTCGAGCGTCTGCATCGAAATACTGAAACCGTCCTCGACGCGGCCCAGTACGTTTTCTTTCGGGACGCGCACGTTGCTGAAAAAAAGCTCGGAGACCATGTTGCCGCGCATGCCCATCATGTCTTCGATTTTCCCCACCTCGAAGCCGGGCATTGATTTCTCGACTATGAAGATGGCGATGCCGCCCGTCTTCTTTCCGGGGTCCACTGTCGCGCCCACGAGGAAGACCTCGCCGGTGCCGCCGTTGGTGACGAACGCCTTCTGGCCGTTCAGCACGTAGCCGTCCCCGTCGGGAACCGCGGTCGTACGGATGGAAGCGGCGTCGGAGCCCGCCTGCGGCTCGGTGATCGTGAAGCCGCCCAGTT
This window of the Spirochaetota bacterium genome carries:
- a CDS encoding XRE family transcriptional regulator is translated as MHSTPAPHGGALARALKTRRSKLKMSIGELAAKTGLAEAHLARIEDGTDFAPVGDILKIARALTIDPGELLKKDTGKDREREKDRIRGFKSREQAYEYEVLTPNAMKGHLRSFRVTIPPRSELPGQRYQHEGEEFVYVLKGEVMVKVGQKEHHLKKDTTLHFDSSVRHSLRNPGKAKTVLIVTLYTP
- a CDS encoding acetyl-CoA C-acetyltransferase translates to MKEVVIVSACRTALGSYNGSLAGIGGTKLGAIVIEEAVKRAGIKKEHVNEAIMGMVLPCGYGQNPAKQAVVQAGMPWEVEAITVNKVCGSGLKAVMLGAQAIQAGDADVVVAGGMENMSMAPYYLEKARFGYRMGNEKIRDHMVHDGLWDVVNDFHMGGSNELCAERYKVSREDQDRFAAESYRKALEAIKAGRFKDEIVPVTVKGRKGDVIFDTDECPVPTDYETLARMKPAFKEGGTGTAGNASIISDGGAAVVLMSREKAKELGCTVRATVCAQASYGIDMKYVLVAPIWAIPKCLKKEGISKDDVDLWEVNEAFSGSSVAVIRELGLDQSKINVNGGAVALGHPIGASGCRVLVTLIHELEKRDKHTGLATLCLGGGEAVALIVRR
- a CDS encoding VOC family protein; the encoded protein is MKHKIVTYIWFDNGAEEAVKFYKKVFGDNLKVGGTTHYTTETPSNKPIGSVLTVEFELFGQRFGLLNGGPYFKPNEAVSFLIECEDQKEIDKYWNALSADPGSEMCGWLKDKYGVSWQVAPKALEAMIASKDTEAAARAMKALLGMKKLILADLEKAFKGPGHRLSKAG
- a CDS encoding electron transfer flavoprotein beta subunit/FixA family protein, producing MLSIIVCIKQVPDTHRASFDPKTGVLDRASAENITNPDDLHAIEAALALRDACGGSVTAISMGPPQASDVLAEAYALGVDRCVLVSGPCFAGSDSLVTSKILARAITKLGAFDVVVTGFEAIDGNTAHVGYQLSEFLGIPHVTQVHDIRIEDGHAIVERLYGHEYQKIRVALPLLVSAGRNANRVRAPRLADLKNCTGREIAVMGLSDIGGSADEYGAAGSPTMVIGTELFTHARGREALPGTLDEKIEGLIHKLKKHNLLRN
- a CDS encoding transcriptional regulator, with the translated sequence MNITAIHNKRDYAAALERLGSLMDAKKGTPESDELKILALLIGEYESEHFPIETPDPISAIKFYLEQNGLTNKDLEGVIGPRNRVHDVMTKKRPLSITMIRALVEKFAIPADILVREYSTGRNRERPRQSAGA
- a CDS encoding type II toxin-antitoxin system HigB family toxin, which encodes MRIISAGTLRKYWTNHKETEEPLRAWVGFAKRADWKSPKDIKKQFTKACILSGNRAVFDICGGNYRLVIKVNYEHRIVWIRFLGTHTEYDKINAEEI
- a CDS encoding electron transfer flavoprotein subunit alpha/FixB family protein translates to MAHNGKDVWVFAEIQDHERVLEGSCELLTIGRALADTLGSRLCALVFALDAERYLPVIERFGPDAIFCASDRALKHYDGAIFPDMIERLIRAHAPSIMLFPSTEAGTDLAPRLAQRFSTGLTSHCTGLSIMDSDEYGKGLLVMKRPAYSGNAIATVICPHARPQMATVQQGVFDKKELPGNKSEVVRVPFDYDLSNYKITHLENPTRWDKPRVPLEQAPVVVAGGRGLGTKKGFDCLFDLADVLGGEVGATRVPVFNRWCGEERMIGQTGKTIRPRLYLGFGISGQIQHTASIVDSEIIVSINNDASAPINGISDYVVTDDAREFLKRFTARLKKETRAV
- a CDS encoding acyl-CoA dehydrogenase, whose protein sequence is MDFTLARHQLMIRKSVRKFATGTLDEWANTLDRDSKPLPPEVVREMGRLNMWGIQAPERFGGADLDTVSYAIVIEELSRVSAAVGLGVTVHNSVCLAPILKFGTPEQVERLAPDLARGKKLGGFTITEPQAGSDAASIRTTAVPDGDGYVLNGQKAFVTNGGTGEVFLVGATVDPGKKTGGIAIFIVEKSMPGFEVGKIEDMMGMRGNMVSELFFSNVRVPKENVLGRVEDGFSISMQTLDIGRIGIAAQALGIGMAAYEAAATYATERAQFGRPIGSFQGISFKLAEMRTELDAARLLVYRAACLKDKGLPFSVESAMCKLYASGVAMRTCTEALQVFGGYGYVKDLPVERFFRDAKITQIYEGTSEVMKIIIGNAIVKEFSKI
- a CDS encoding acyl-CoA dehydrogenase, whose product is MKLPLTDEQIMIRDMIREFARGEIEPIAQEYNLRGEYPKDIIAKLGGLGLFGMMVPEQYGGSAAGAVSYSLALQEIAFSCASVAVTLSVTNLCTDPILNYGTEEQKMEFLVPLASGEHVGAFALTEPEAGSDPSSLKTSAVKKGKSYILNGTKMFITNGAYAGVFILMARTSADRNGTSAFLIPAGTKGLKIGKEEHKMGLLASNTVELILEDCEVPERYMLGGPGMGLKTALGALDSGRIGIASQATGMIAAALHEASEYAQVRKQFGRAIIRHQSIQNMIADISVDSEAARLLTWSAASMKDRKLPFSREASIAKLFASEAANRSAYKALQVFGGYGYIRDNKIERIYRDARVTTIYEGTSEVQRMVIARETERGYAD
- a CDS encoding SDR family NAD(P)-dependent oxidoreductase — its product is MKIENAVAIVTGGASGLGEAALRGILARGGKAAILDIADDKGARLVAELGASVIYCRTDVANEDDVAKAVAATAAKFGTVNVAVNAAGIAPSARTVGKKGPAGLADFERVVRVNLTGTFNVIRLAAARMIENAPDADGERGVIVNTASIAAFEGQIGQAAYAASKAGVVGMTLPVARDLAGYGIRNVTIAPGIFDTPMMATIAPDIREALGKSVPFPQRLGRPDEFGAMVVHVIENSMLNGETIRLDGAMRMAAK